DNA from Pseudophryne corroboree isolate aPseCor3 chromosome 7, aPseCor3.hap2, whole genome shotgun sequence:
tcagacctatattaaatttaaagtccctgaacatttatctgaaaagattcaagttcaaaatggaatcgctcagagcggtcattgcaagcctggaagagggggattttatggtgtctctggacatcgaggatgcttatttgcatgtccccatttatccgcctcatcagaagTACCtttagatttgtggtacaggactgtcattaccaattccagacgttgccgtttggtctgtccacggcaccgagaatatttaccaaggtaatggcagaaatgatggtgatcctgagaaagcaaggagtcacagttatcccatacttggacgatctcctcataaaggcgaggtcgagggagcagttgcagatcagcgtagcgcactcacaggaggtgttgcaacagcatggctggattctgaatatcccaaagtcgcagctgattcctacgacgcgtctgccctttctgggcatgattctggacacagaccagaagaaggtgtttctcccgacggagaaggctcaagagcttgtgactctagtcagagacctattaaaaccaaaacaggtgtcggtgcatcactgcacgcgagtcctgggaaagatggtggcatcgtacgaagccattcccttcggcaggttccatgcgaggatcttttaatgggatctgttggacaaatggtccagatcgcatcttcagatgcatcggctgatcaccctgtcacccagggccagggtgtctcttctgtgctggctacagagtgctcaccttctcgagggccgcagattcggcatacaggactgggtcctggtgaccacggatgcgagcctccgagggtggggggcagtcactcagggaagaaacttccaagggttgtggtcaagtcaggaaacttgtctccacataaatatcctggaactaagggccatattcaacgccctgagtcaagcggaggagcccctgcttcgcaaccaaccggtgctgattcagtcagacaacatcaccgcggtggctcatgtaaaccgccagggcggcacaagaagcagagtcgcgatggcggaagccaccaggattcttcgttgggcggagaatcacgtacaagcactgtcagcagtgttcattccgggagtggacaactgggaagcagacttcctcagcaggcacgacctccacccgggagagtggggacttcatcaagaagtcttcattcagattacagatcgatgggaactgccacaggtagacatgatggcatcccgtctcaacaaaaagctgcaacggtattgcgccaggtcaagagaccctcaggcgatagctgtggacgccctggtaacactgtgggtgttccagtcggtctatgtgttccctcctcttcctctcatacccaaggtactgagaatcgtaagaagaagaggagtgagaacaatactcattgttccggattggccaagaagaccttggtacccggaattgcaagaaatgctcacagaggacccatggcctctgcctctcagacaggacctgttgcaacaggggcactgcctgttccaagacttaccgcggctgagtttgacggcatggcggttgaacgccggatcctagcggaaaaaggcattccggaggaagttattcctacgctgataaaggctaggaaggacgtgacagcaaagcattatcaccgcatatggcgaaaatatgttgcttggtgtgaggccaggaaggcccctacagaggaattcaaactgggcagatttctgcactttctacagtctggagtgactatgggcttgaagttgggatccataaaggtccagatttcggccctatccattttctttcaaaaggaactggcgtctcttcctgaagttcagacatttgttaagggagtgctgcatattcagcccccttttgtgccacctgtggtaccttgggatctcaacgtggtgttgggtttcctaaaatcccactggtttgaaccacttaagaccgtggagctaaagtatctcacgtggaaggtggtcatgctattggcattagcttcggctaggcgtgtgtcagaattggcggctttgtcatgtaaaagcccctatctggtttttcatatggacagggcggaattgcggactcgtccccaatttctgccaaaggtggtgtcatcttttcatttgaaccaacctattgtagtgcctgcggctactcgtgacttggaggattccaggttactagatgtagtcagggctttgaagatttatgtagcccgtaCGGCTGGAGtccgaaaaactgactcgctgtttatcctttatgcccccaacaagttgggtgctcctgcttcatagcaaaccgttgcccgctggatctgtaacacgattcagcaggctcattctgcggctggattgctgcatccaaaatcagtgaaagcccattccacaaggaaggtgggctcttcttgggcggctgcccgaggggtctcggccttgccgagctgctacttggtctggtccaaacacatttgcaaaattctacaagtttgatactgaggaggaccttgagtttggctgaggaggaccttgagtttgcccattcggtgctgcagagtcatccgcattctcccgcccgtttgggagctttggtataatccccatggtccttacggagtccccagcatccactaggacgtcagagaaaataagattttacttaccggtaaatctatttctcgtagtccgtagtggatgctgggcgcccgtcccaagtgcggactttctgcaatacgtgtacatagttattgcttaataattggttatgttatgttggcatccattgttgacgccctgttgttgttcatactgttgactggataagtgtatcacaagttatacggtgtgattggtgtggctggtatgagtcttacccgagattccaaaatcctttccttataatgtctgctcttccgggcacagtttccttaactgaggtctggaggaggggcatagagggaggagccagtgcacaccagatagtactaaatctttctttagagtgcccagtctcctgcggagcccgctattccccatggtccttacggagtccccagcatccactacagactacgagaaatagatttaccggtaagtaaaatcttattatctctctccaaggcttggtacacctCCCCCAAGTTAATCCCTAAATATGTGGACTGATGAAAGTGCTTCAAAGTTGCACATTTCTGGAAGTAAAGGAAAAATAAAAACACAGGTGACAGGAAAGTAAAAATGAACCACGGTTTTATTAGATATGAAGTTTCTACTCTTTGTAGAATTTATTGGGACAAACAAAAAGGAACAAAATTTAGGGGGTTGGTCATGATCTCCCCTGATTGTATAAATTATTACCATGACCTGAAAAGCATAGTCTGCTATAGTGCATATTCTGGAAGGTATTTGGGGGAAGGGGAGCTGTCGGTACAGGACGGTTACGCCTCCAATATCTGCTACCGGGCTGTGTGTGTTTTGAGAAAAGCCCAAGACTGTTTTATTGCTGTCATACAATAGTGACAACCTGCCATGACATACAGCTAGATACATACAACGTGACCCTTTCACTGCAGCGTTCTCATTCATCTACAACACGTCCATGCTTTCTGCTAACCTTCTAAACCTAAAACAATAGTTAAAATAAAATGAGACCACCTGTTTCTCCCATAGGTGACGGTGGGAATCCTGGAACCCTTCCTGTGAGCGCAGTGTTACACAGTCCTGATCCGCTTCCTGGCTGTACTCTAATATTAGAATTTTAGTTACATTCAGAGTAGATGATAAATCGGGAAAGGGGAACGAGGGACAAAGCCTGGTGTTGGAGGATCACAGGATACTGCACTTTCCTCTCTCTACCCACGGGTTATTCTTCATAAGTTCTGGATTCAGGAAAGGGTCATTGGGTACTCCCTCTTCAATCCACTTTAGTAACCTGAAAATGTGAGAGAGAAGTGGTTActaagagagggagagaggggtaggCTTGTATTGAGTGAGTCTGAAAAGATGCTTGTCTAGGCTTTTATTCCCCGTCATCCCTCCCCTGATTCTTGTACATTACAACAGACTGGTACCCCTACTtcgtaggttctcaaactcgaccctcaggaccccacacagtgcatgttttccaggtctcacagaatcacaagtgaaataattagctccacctgcggaccttttaaaatgtgtcagtgagtaattaattcacctgtgcacttgctgggttacccgcAAAACAtgcggggtcctgagggccgagtttgagaacctgtgccctacttAATACAAAATTGTGTATAGCTACAAGTCATTAGCTGGAGTGCAGACGGTAGAATGAAAAATTGCAGCACTCTACAGTGGAACTCCAGCTAaaagtggaactacacatcccagcatgtactGCCACAGTTTTACTACTAGGGCAGGCTAGGACTGttagcagtgcatgctgggatgtgtagtgccaTAGCATCTGGAAGGCTGCATGTTGAATAACCCTGATATAGGAAGCTATGTATATGTGTCAGTCCTTTTCTATGTTGCTTATATTTCTAGTTCTGATGAAACCACTCCAATCCACTCACTTGTGGAAGTGGATTTCATCAATGTTAAAGTTTGGTTTCATTTGCTTTGTGCACGGTGGCAGCGTGTGGGTCTCTGTGTGTAGCCGGACATGTAATACAGCAGAAGCCACTCATGGGAATAAATGTAAATACAGGTTTATGGAAAACTAAATGCAAATAATACACTCCAGCAGGATAGACCGGTGGCAGCTGCTGTTTATACGATCAGTCCTGTCTGTGAGTGGATATTCTGTATAATAATGACTCGCGGCCtcttttacccctttcacacatgcagcaaaATCCCCAGTTTTAGCACATGAACGCGCACTGACCCAGGTTTTTGGTATGTGTGAAAGCAAACGCTCCAAGGTCCCTGACCCTGCTCTTCACCAGCATGGTAAGCATTTTAACCCTACCCCTCCTGAACAATATGACTTACAGTTTAGTTCTCCATGTGTACAGCGACTGTAGATGTGCGTCCGCAGGTCAGGCCGCTGTGGGTTTGGAGCCTTAATAAGGCTGTCAGATTCCAAGAAATGAGAATTTTTAAAGCCGTATAGTTAAATGGGACCAAGGTTACTGGAGAATTTATACCAATATATCACTTGTACGCTGTAGGCAGTAGTGTGGCTCCTGAAGTTGGTAGTACTGTGTTGTGGTATATGTAAGAAGTGCTATgatcagggcagtacggatggtgtgatggttagcattactgcctcacagaactgaggtcatgggttcaattcccaccatggccctaactgtgtggagtttgtatattctccccgtacctacgtgggtttcctccgggtactccggtttcctcccacaatccaaaaatatacaggtaggttaattgtctcccaacaaaattaaccctagcgtgaatgtgtctgtgtacatgtggtagggaatatagagtgtaagctccactggggcagggactgatgtgaatgagcaaatattctcagtacagcgctgcagaatatgtgtaccctatataaataattggtaataaaataataaatatttaagTGATATGTAAAAGGGCATCAGCACCATTAATGGCCTGTTTTATCCCTGTGTGTATGAAAGCAAGCTTTATAACCATTATTCATGAGTAATACTTTTAATTTTATTGTTGAAATATATACAATACACTACTGCAGATCAGATTCCAATAGAGACCAATTGTAAATGCTTGTTGGACAGGCCCAACTTTGTGTCTGGCAACCAGCAGTCACCTAATCTCTCTGCTGTCCTGGCTGCTCTCTCAAATCTTCCCCATTCCTTTATACAGCAGGAATCACATGACGTGTGGagctgggtggtattcatgtgaccgccggtctgctgaccgacagtcacatgacctcctccaccatcccgccggctcagtatcccgatggttggcatgccgaccaacagggactgtttctactcgtgggtgtccacgacacccatagagtgggaatagaacccgtggcgaccgcaggtcgccaccgagcccgcaaggggcttgctgcactcgcccctcgccgccgggatcccggcgtcggtaagctgaccggcgtccaggagaccgctggtcagccatactacacccgtggagCTGGCTGTTCTGTAACCAGTGACTTGTCACTTGCTGCGCCTACCGTATGGCCAGGTAAGTGATTGTAGAGTAGGGTACTTTGTATAGAATGTAGAAAGGTCCCATCATCCAGCCCCAAACCTACAGATGAGAACCGTGGAGTGTGTGCCAGACATTCCACTGCAGCTCTGCCATAAAATAAAAGACCCCT
Protein-coding regions in this window:
- the GNG13 gene encoding guanine nucleotide-binding protein G(I)/G(S)/G(O) subunit gamma-13 yields the protein MDEMDAPQMKKEVESLKYQLAFKREMSSKSIPELLKWIEEGVPNDPFLNPELMKNNPWVERGKCSIL